In Clostridium sp. DL-VIII, the following proteins share a genomic window:
- a CDS encoding AAA family ATPase, whose product MNYSECLNTVDLIIASNDVPLIIGESGVGKTSLVKHIAKDNEYYLVTIDANLLKEGEIGGLPIVENKVTTYATHSKLIEIEKAIKEDKHESVILFIDELNRCDHAVAQELMNLILNREINGYVLDDKVKVIAAMNPSNKNDGYYNSNYDVVDMDPAQEDRFVWVRLDSDVKEWINWGMSKEGNINEHIIEFLSTFPEYLHTPDSEETIKATPRSWERISKAYNVYLKNKEKYSLDIFLNVVKGNVGVNIGNDFGSFIINLKKTLIKVEDIFSNEILSMELREAVKKENHSRLYILAKNSLKFLENYSLEKNLRLFSEILNLYPRDLRLGIMKEIKRDYSGGIYEKLLDSEAFIDAFFDIFK is encoded by the coding sequence TTGAATTATTCGGAATGTTTAAATACTGTAGATTTAATAATTGCATCAAATGATGTACCTTTAATCATAGGGGAAAGCGGAGTTGGAAAAACTTCGCTAGTTAAGCATATTGCAAAAGACAATGAATACTATTTGGTAACAATAGATGCTAATTTGTTAAAGGAAGGGGAGATTGGTGGATTACCAATAGTTGAAAATAAAGTTACAACATATGCAACACATAGTAAATTAATTGAAATAGAAAAAGCCATAAAGGAAGATAAACATGAAAGTGTTATTCTATTCATAGACGAACTAAATAGATGCGATCATGCTGTAGCTCAGGAACTTATGAATTTGATTTTAAATAGAGAAATTAATGGATATGTATTAGATGATAAAGTAAAAGTGATAGCTGCAATGAATCCATCAAATAAAAATGATGGTTATTATAACAGTAACTATGATGTTGTGGATATGGATCCAGCTCAAGAGGATAGATTTGTATGGGTAAGGCTTGATTCAGATGTTAAAGAATGGATCAACTGGGGAATGAGCAAAGAAGGAAATATCAATGAACATATTATAGAATTTTTATCTACTTTTCCTGAATATTTGCATACACCAGATTCTGAGGAAACAATAAAAGCTACTCCAAGAAGCTGGGAAAGGATATCTAAAGCATATAATGTTTACTTAAAAAATAAAGAAAAGTATTCTCTAGATATATTTTTAAATGTTGTAAAGGGAAATGTTGGAGTGAATATAGGAAATGATTTTGGAAGTTTTATAATAAACTTAAAGAAGACATTGATAAAAGTAGAGGATATATTTAGCAATGAAATTTTAAGTATGGAATTAAGAGAGGCTGTTAAGAAAGAAAATCATTCAAGGCTTTATATATTAGCTAAAAATTCATTAAAGTTCTTAGAAAATTATTCTTTAGAAAAAAACTTAAGGCTATTTTCCGAGATATTGAATTTATATCCTAGAGATTTAAGGCTAGGAATAATGAAAGAAATAAAGAGGGATTATAGTGGTGGAATATATGAAAAGCTACTGGATAGTGAAGCATTTATAGATGCATTTTTTGATATATTTAAATAA